In a single window of the Terriglobia bacterium genome:
- a CDS encoding 4Fe-4S dicluster domain-containing protein produces MSETTAFKPHVHDPHLQPPANLAKDAPSWELLSTCVHCGLCLNHCPTYKVLGMEMDSPRGRIYQTLQVNEGKMPLGDTFVQHIDRCLGCVACEIACPSGVKYGRIVERARAQIEQGYKRPFIQRVLRSFFYNKVIPNFRTLSLVAKLMRFYQRSGLQTLVRKSGLLKLLGVADLDKLSPQIDKEFFFGEIGKVFPAVGAKRGKVAFVAGCINNVAFSHLNHATVNVLTQNGIEVHIPDGQGCCGALHAHAGLREEARELARHNINIFLGADYDAIVTNAAGCGSNMKEYDDLLENDPAYLGRAKEFKAKMKDVTEYLAGIGLVAPKRKIGQKVAYQDPCHLANAQRIRTQPRELLAAIGCELVELPHSDQCCGSAGVYNVAQNELSMKILEKKMEDVTSVSSDMLATANVGCMIQLRAGVQQRGLHTPVKHVMELLDEAYSSN; encoded by the coding sequence TTGTCTGAGACCACCGCGTTCAAGCCGCATGTGCACGATCCTCATTTGCAGCCGCCTGCAAACCTTGCAAAGGATGCTCCGAGCTGGGAGCTGCTTTCCACGTGCGTCCATTGCGGGCTGTGCCTGAACCATTGTCCCACGTACAAAGTTCTGGGCATGGAGATGGATTCGCCGCGCGGCCGCATCTACCAGACATTGCAGGTGAATGAAGGCAAGATGCCGCTGGGGGATACGTTTGTCCAGCACATTGACCGCTGCCTGGGCTGCGTGGCCTGCGAGATCGCGTGCCCCTCCGGCGTGAAATATGGGCGCATTGTGGAGCGGGCGCGGGCGCAGATTGAACAGGGCTATAAGCGTCCGTTTATTCAGCGCGTGCTCCGGAGCTTTTTTTATAACAAGGTGATTCCGAATTTCCGTACCTTAAGTCTCGTGGCCAAGCTCATGCGTTTCTATCAAAGGTCAGGTTTGCAGACGCTGGTGCGGAAGTCTGGCCTGCTGAAGCTGCTGGGCGTAGCTGACCTGGACAAACTTTCTCCACAGATCGACAAGGAGTTTTTCTTCGGCGAGATTGGCAAGGTCTTTCCGGCAGTCGGCGCGAAGCGCGGCAAAGTGGCTTTCGTGGCAGGATGCATCAACAACGTCGCGTTCTCACACCTCAACCATGCCACGGTAAACGTGCTCACGCAGAACGGAATTGAAGTCCACATTCCCGATGGGCAGGGCTGCTGCGGCGCGTTGCATGCTCACGCCGGACTGCGGGAAGAAGCGCGCGAGCTGGCGCGGCATAACATCAATATCTTTCTGGGCGCCGACTATGACGCGATTGTGACCAACGCAGCTGGTTGTGGATCGAATATGAAGGAATATGACGACCTGCTGGAAAACGATCCGGCATACCTGGGCCGCGCGAAAGAATTCAAGGCCAAGATGAAAGACGTGACGGAATATCTGGCGGGAATCGGTTTGGTTGCGCCGAAAAGAAAAATCGGGCAGAAGGTGGCTTATCAGGATCCGTGCCATCTGGCCAATGCGCAGCGCATCCGCACGCAGCCACGCGAACTGCTGGCAGCCATTGGATGCGAACTGGTGGAATTGCCGCACTCTGACCAGTGCTGCGGCAGCGCCGGAGTGTATAACGTGGCGCAGAATGAGCTCTCGATGAAAATCCTGGAGAAGAAGATGGAAGACGTGACCTCCGTTTCTTCTGACATGCTGGCTACGGCGAACGTGGGGTGCATGATCCAGTTACGCGCCGGAGTGCAGCAGCGTGGGCTGCATACGCCGGTGAAGCATGTGATGGAACTGCTGGATGAGGCGTACTCGAGCAATTAG
- a CDS encoding VOC family protein — translation MATQTRTEVNVEQAVPFFRVSSMEASLRFYVDGLGFEMTKKWTPDGDGKIRWCWLELGNAAIMLQEFRKEGPNAWTAESKVGVGVSICFQCKDAPALYKDFKSRGIEAKRPFVGNAMWVTSVEDPDGYKLDFESFTDVPEETVFSEPRE, via the coding sequence ATGGCAACTCAAACCAGAACCGAAGTCAACGTCGAACAGGCCGTACCGTTCTTTCGTGTCAGCAGCATGGAAGCGTCGCTGCGTTTTTATGTCGACGGACTCGGCTTTGAGATGACCAAAAAATGGACTCCGGATGGCGACGGCAAAATACGCTGGTGCTGGCTGGAACTTGGTAATGCCGCGATCATGCTGCAGGAGTTCCGTAAAGAAGGTCCAAATGCCTGGACGGCGGAAAGCAAGGTTGGCGTGGGCGTTTCCATCTGCTTCCAATGCAAAGACGCGCCGGCTCTTTACAAAGATTTCAAGTCCCGCGGGATTGAAGCGAAAAGGCCGTTCGTCGGGAACGCGATGTGGGTAACGTCCGTGGAAGATCCCGACGGCTACAAACTCGACTTCGAAAGCTTTACTGACGTCCCAGAGGAAACGGTGTTTTCAGAACCCCGAGAGTAG
- a CDS encoding FAD-binding oxidoreductase: MSTVTSPASVDRELAAIVGNANVKRTDFEINGIVPSVVVSPGSADEVGAILHLANNRDLIVAPAGGLTKQQIGCVPERIDILLSTTRLNKVEEYDPGDLTIAVQAGMPFAEMQRQLGEHQQWVPCDASSLEHATIGGLLATGAAGPLKSTFGHMRDFCIGVQFVTADGKVVKGGGRVVKNVAGYDLMKLLTGSYGSLAVITRANFKVFPRPRQTRTFACSFHSLDEALQFRTRLFQSPLTPMCMEIISPGASEYLRNQGTVRDPDHYSPEQPVSLPAVEWQIVLRATGSDNILGRYARELGSAVTRTLEGAAEEEFWGWISHFEESVLARHRNAMVLYTHLAIQNVGPALQALQRVAPDYNLIPAAVGRAATGNLVLALMPLSVDPPSAMQYANCVSALRGMLPPGSSAEVAHCPKEAKPHFDVWGTTPTDVKMMRAVKRAIDPKNILNRGRFIV, encoded by the coding sequence ATGAGCACCGTAACATCACCAGCTTCGGTTGATCGTGAACTGGCCGCGATTGTGGGCAACGCCAACGTCAAGCGCACAGACTTTGAGATTAACGGCATTGTTCCTTCCGTTGTGGTCTCTCCCGGCTCAGCCGATGAGGTTGGCGCGATTCTGCATTTGGCGAATAACCGCGATTTGATCGTGGCCCCTGCGGGCGGACTCACCAAGCAGCAGATTGGCTGCGTGCCGGAGCGAATCGACATTCTGCTGAGCACCACGCGCCTGAACAAGGTTGAAGAATATGATCCGGGCGACCTGACGATTGCAGTGCAGGCCGGCATGCCGTTTGCGGAAATGCAGCGGCAGTTGGGTGAACATCAGCAGTGGGTCCCGTGCGATGCGTCCAGTTTGGAGCACGCGACGATTGGCGGGCTGCTCGCTACGGGCGCGGCAGGGCCGCTCAAATCCACGTTCGGCCACATGCGCGACTTCTGCATTGGAGTCCAGTTCGTGACGGCCGATGGCAAAGTGGTAAAAGGCGGCGGACGCGTGGTGAAGAACGTCGCGGGTTATGATCTGATGAAGCTGCTTACCGGCAGCTACGGATCGCTGGCGGTAATCACGCGGGCCAACTTCAAAGTCTTTCCCCGGCCGCGGCAGACGCGGACGTTTGCCTGCTCATTCCATTCACTCGATGAAGCGCTGCAATTCCGCACGCGGCTCTTTCAGTCTCCGCTGACGCCCATGTGCATGGAAATTATTTCTCCGGGAGCTTCAGAGTATCTGCGCAACCAGGGAACGGTGCGCGATCCAGACCATTACTCGCCGGAGCAGCCCGTTTCACTGCCAGCCGTGGAGTGGCAGATTGTGCTGCGCGCAACGGGAAGCGACAACATCCTGGGCCGCTATGCCCGCGAACTTGGTTCGGCTGTCACTCGCACGCTGGAAGGCGCGGCTGAAGAAGAGTTCTGGGGATGGATTTCCCACTTTGAGGAAAGCGTGCTGGCACGGCACAGAAACGCCATGGTGCTGTACACGCATCTGGCCATCCAGAATGTTGGCCCGGCATTGCAGGCGCTGCAACGCGTGGCTCCGGATTACAACCTTATTCCTGCCGCCGTGGGCCGCGCCGCCACTGGTAACCTGGTGCTGGCGCTCATGCCGCTCTCGGTCGATCCGCCATCGGCCATGCAGTATGCCAACTGCGTTTCCGCGTTGCGCGGGATGCTGCCGCCTGGCTCGTCGGCTGAAGTGGCGCACTGCCCCAAAGAAGCCAAGCCTCACTTTGACGTTTGGGGCACGACGCCGACGGACGTGAAGATGATGCGCGCGGTGAAGCGGGCCATTGATCCGAAAAACATTTTGAACAGGGGAAGATTCATTGTCTGA
- a CDS encoding zinc ribbon domain-containing protein, producing MALCTSCGNQVEDAASFCTSCGKPMPVAARPSSAVTVARPICASCGAQADPDSVFCTECGKPLNAEPALIGEAAPAVAAIAPPEAKNTAPTASRNPFCTSCGTKLEPGTGFCTNCGQPIADESTNVPHQEKNAAIPTPAVEATQPVRVEPVIANPASDEQTKYPNKAEPVVAAPVASRVESTQSAVAAKPLVEARPIAAVPIQPTLVEPAPVEPTPHVAAPLYATPSDYPPAQPGGNGFRIIVLVLLLLIVIGGFGGWYFMGVETVIVCSPPDVTVFLDGKELPPTSYGRYVIPHLSRQAHLLRVESPGFADTIERLDFPMTSLHEWVNIKLVPRRAIRPSSSR from the coding sequence ATGGCGCTTTGTACGTCGTGCGGCAATCAGGTAGAGGACGCGGCAAGTTTCTGTACGTCGTGTGGCAAGCCAATGCCCGTTGCGGCACGGCCTTCCTCGGCGGTAACGGTTGCGCGGCCAATTTGCGCTTCCTGCGGCGCGCAGGCCGATCCTGATTCTGTTTTCTGCACGGAATGCGGCAAACCGCTGAACGCTGAGCCAGCACTGATTGGCGAAGCTGCTCCTGCTGTCGCGGCCATTGCTCCGCCCGAAGCAAAGAACACTGCGCCCACAGCTTCACGTAATCCTTTTTGCACATCGTGTGGAACCAAGCTGGAACCCGGAACCGGCTTTTGTACGAATTGCGGACAGCCGATAGCGGACGAATCAACCAACGTTCCGCACCAAGAGAAAAACGCTGCGATCCCGACTCCGGCGGTTGAAGCTACGCAGCCGGTTCGCGTCGAACCGGTCATTGCGAACCCAGCCAGTGACGAGCAAACAAAATATCCAAACAAGGCGGAGCCGGTTGTCGCTGCACCTGTGGCTTCGAGAGTGGAATCAACGCAATCCGCAGTCGCAGCAAAGCCTTTGGTGGAAGCTCGGCCCATTGCAGCTGTTCCGATCCAACCAACTCTAGTTGAACCCGCTCCAGTCGAACCAACTCCGCACGTTGCTGCGCCGCTTTACGCCACGCCCAGTGACTATCCGCCCGCGCAGCCCGGAGGAAACGGATTTCGCATAATTGTTCTGGTCCTGCTGCTGTTAATCGTGATTGGTGGTTTTGGCGGCTGGTATTTTATGGGCGTGGAAACCGTGATTGTCTGCAGCCCGCCGGACGTAACGGTCTTTCTTGACGGCAAAGAACTGCCTCCAACATCCTACGGCAGGTATGTGATTCCGCACCTGTCACGCCAGGCGCATTTACTCAGAGTCGAGAGTCCCGGATTTGCCGACACGATTGAGCGCCTGGATTTTCCAATGACGTCACTGCATGAGTGGGTCAACATAAAACTGGTTCCGCGCAGAGCGATCCGGCCTTCATCCTCGCGCTAA
- a CDS encoding FAD-binding protein, producing the protein MDSSIIRQLRKIAGKDAVLDRPEELMLYEYDAGVDKHRPGAVVFAQTTQQVSQVMKLASDKKIPVVPRGAGTGLSGGAIARREAIVLSLARMNKILEIDVPNQRAVVQPGVVNLELSNATTKFGYYYAPDPSSQKACTIGGNVAENSGGPHTLALGVTVNHVTGLEVVLPDGKVIELGGKAQDSTGLDLTGFFVGSEGTMGVVTRITVKLTKLPEHVTTLLAIYNTVEDAANTVVAITQSGVTPAALEMLDGWMVRCVEANVHAGYPEDAAAVLLIELEGMRETVNEQAEAVSAVCMQQKAREVRHAKDEKQRQLLWLGRKTAFGAVGRVSPSYYTQDGVIPRTKVPYTLAEIERISKHYGLVIGNVFHAGDGNLHPLILFDSRDPRQTENSRKAAKEIMACCLKFGGSITGEHGVGLEKMSLMTAMFTEDDLEVMVRLRNAFNPESILNPQKMIPDLHFCREITGPLPKAKFEPVAGLPV; encoded by the coding sequence ATGGACTCCTCGATCATCCGCCAACTCAGGAAAATTGCAGGCAAAGATGCGGTATTGGACCGCCCGGAAGAGCTGATGCTCTATGAGTATGACGCGGGCGTGGACAAGCACCGGCCCGGCGCGGTGGTGTTTGCCCAAACCACGCAGCAGGTGTCGCAGGTGATGAAGCTGGCGAGCGACAAGAAGATTCCCGTGGTTCCGCGAGGCGCGGGCACGGGACTAAGCGGCGGCGCCATCGCGCGGCGCGAGGCGATTGTGCTTTCACTGGCGCGGATGAACAAGATCCTGGAAATTGACGTTCCGAACCAGCGCGCCGTGGTCCAGCCGGGCGTGGTGAACCTGGAACTGAGCAACGCGACCACAAAATTCGGCTATTACTATGCGCCTGATCCTTCCAGCCAGAAAGCATGCACCATCGGCGGCAACGTGGCGGAAAATTCCGGCGGCCCGCATACCTTGGCGCTGGGCGTGACGGTGAATCACGTCACGGGACTCGAAGTGGTGCTCCCGGACGGAAAAGTGATTGAGCTGGGTGGCAAAGCACAGGACTCTACGGGGCTCGACCTCACAGGATTTTTTGTGGGCTCGGAAGGCACCATGGGCGTGGTTACCCGAATCACCGTGAAGCTGACCAAGCTGCCGGAGCACGTGACGACGCTGCTGGCGATTTATAACACTGTGGAAGACGCCGCTAATACGGTTGTCGCGATCACGCAAAGCGGAGTAACACCGGCGGCGCTGGAAATGCTGGATGGCTGGATGGTGCGTTGCGTTGAAGCCAACGTCCACGCCGGATATCCGGAGGACGCAGCGGCGGTGTTGCTGATTGAGCTTGAGGGCATGCGCGAAACAGTGAACGAGCAAGCCGAGGCGGTAAGCGCTGTTTGCATGCAGCAGAAGGCCCGCGAAGTGCGCCACGCCAAAGACGAGAAACAGCGCCAGCTCTTATGGCTGGGACGCAAAACCGCGTTTGGCGCCGTGGGTCGCGTTTCACCTTCTTATTACACGCAGGATGGCGTGATTCCCCGCACCAAGGTCCCGTACACGCTGGCCGAGATCGAACGCATCAGCAAACATTACGGGCTGGTTATCGGAAACGTGTTTCATGCGGGCGACGGCAACCTTCATCCGCTGATCCTGTTTGATAGCCGCGATCCCAGGCAGACGGAAAACAGCCGCAAGGCCGCTAAGGAAATCATGGCGTGCTGCCTGAAGTTTGGCGGATCGATTACTGGCGAGCACGGCGTGGGTCTGGAAAAAATGAGTTTGATGACGGCGATGTTTACCGAGGACGATCTTGAGGTCATGGTGCGGCTGCGCAATGCCTTCAATCCGGAGTCGATCCTGAACCCGCAGAAGATGATCCCTGATCTGCACTTCTGCCGCGAAATTACCGGGCCGCTGCCCAAAGCCAAATTTGAGCCCGTGGCAGGATTGCCGGTATGA
- the thiC gene encoding phosphomethylpyrimidine synthase ThiC produces MSTTHNTPQTHPKAQIKPREEWITRRREHATRTGDDNVSQMHFARKGLITEEMLYVAEREKVKPELIRDEVAAGRMIIPANINHPELEPMAIGVESLCKINANIGNSAITSNVDEELRKLHTAVHFGADTVMDLSTGGGIHEIREAILRHSPVPIGTVPIYEAVSRVKRIEDLNAALMLEVIEEQAQQGVDYMTIHAGVLVQYLPLISKRITGIVSRGGAILAQWMAHHHKQNFLYECFDDITKIMKKYDVSYSLGDGLRPGCIADASDEAQFAELRTLGELTSKAWEHDVQVMIEGPGHVPLDKIKEQVDKEVEWCHGAPFYTLGPLVTDIAPGYDHITSAIGAAMIGWHGASMLCYVTPKEHLGLPNEKDVKDGIIAYKIAAHAADVARHRPGAQDRDNALSYARYTFDWDKQFALSLDPETARSMHDETLADDYYKEAKFCSMCGPKFCSMNYSQKVDEFNKQVYGIEKTDYSQLVEKIAAGK; encoded by the coding sequence ATGAGCACAACCCACAACACTCCGCAAACCCACCCCAAAGCGCAAATTAAACCCCGTGAAGAGTGGATTACGCGCCGGCGAGAACATGCAACCCGCACCGGTGACGACAATGTTTCACAGATGCACTTTGCCCGTAAAGGCCTGATTACAGAAGAGATGCTGTACGTGGCAGAGCGGGAAAAGGTAAAGCCGGAGCTGATTCGGGATGAAGTGGCCGCAGGGCGGATGATTATCCCGGCCAACATTAATCATCCTGAGCTGGAGCCGATGGCGATTGGGGTGGAATCGCTGTGCAAGATCAACGCCAATATCGGCAATTCGGCGATTACTTCCAACGTGGACGAAGAGTTGAGGAAGCTGCATACGGCTGTCCACTTTGGCGCTGACACGGTGATGGACCTTTCCACCGGCGGCGGAATCCATGAAATTCGTGAAGCCATTCTGCGGCACTCGCCCGTGCCGATTGGTACCGTACCGATTTACGAAGCTGTCTCTCGGGTGAAGCGCATTGAAGACCTGAATGCGGCGCTGATGCTGGAAGTAATTGAAGAGCAGGCGCAGCAGGGCGTCGATTACATGACGATCCATGCCGGCGTGCTCGTGCAATACCTGCCGCTGATCTCTAAACGCATCACCGGCATTGTGAGCCGTGGCGGCGCAATCCTGGCGCAATGGATGGCGCACCATCACAAACAGAATTTTCTTTACGAGTGCTTTGACGACATCACCAAGATCATGAAGAAGTATGACGTTTCTTACTCGCTGGGCGATGGGCTCCGACCGGGCTGCATTGCAGATGCCAGCGATGAAGCGCAATTCGCTGAGCTGCGCACGCTGGGCGAACTCACCAGCAAAGCCTGGGAGCACGACGTCCAGGTAATGATTGAAGGCCCAGGACACGTGCCGCTGGACAAGATCAAAGAGCAAGTCGACAAAGAAGTGGAGTGGTGCCACGGCGCTCCGTTCTATACGCTGGGGCCGCTGGTTACGGACATTGCTCCCGGCTACGACCACATTACTTCCGCCATTGGCGCGGCGATGATCGGATGGCATGGCGCATCGATGCTGTGCTACGTCACGCCCAAGGAGCACCTTGGCCTGCCCAATGAAAAAGATGTTAAGGACGGAATCATCGCGTACAAGATCGCGGCGCACGCGGCGGATGTGGCGCGGCATCGCCCCGGAGCGCAGGACCGCGACAACGCTCTGAGCTATGCACGCTATACCTTCGACTGGGACAAGCAGTTCGCCTTATCGCTTGATCCGGAAACCGCGCGCTCCATGCATGACGAAACGCTGGCCGATGACTACTACAAGGAAGCCAAGTTCTGCTCCATGTGCGGGCCAAAATTCTGCTCCATGAATTACTCGCAGAAGGTGGACGAGTTCAACAAGCAGGTTTACGGGATCGAGAAGACCGACTACTCACAGCTGGTGGAGAAGATTGCGGCAGGAAAATAA